The following is a genomic window from Campylobacter lari subsp. lari.
GGTGGCGGTAAAATGGTGGTTACTTTCGCAACTATTTCTGCTTTTATGAGCTCTGCTGGTAGTGGTATGAGTGCGGGTTCAGGGTATTCTGTAGGTAGCGGTAAAGATATGTCTGCATTATATGAAGGAAATCTTGCTTTTGTAACAGCGTTTTCTGTCGCATTTGGTTTTAGTGCAAAAGGTGATGGAACCTCTCAATTTGCTGCATTTATTGCTACAGGAACTCAAGGTCAAATAGCTGCCAAAGATCAACAAGCTGGAGTTACCACACTAAAAGGTGCTATGGCCGTTATGGATATAGCTGAAACTGCTATTACTAATCTTGATCAAATCAGAGCAGATTTAGGTGCGGTTCAAAATCAAATCACAGCTACACTAAATAACATTAGTGTAACTCAAGTAAATATTAAATCAGCTGAATCAAACATTAGAGATGTTGATTTTGCGGCTGAGAGTGCAAACTTTGCTAAGTATAACATCCTAGCTCAAAGTGGATCTTATGCTATGAGTCAAGCAAATGCTGTGCAACAAAATGTAATGAGATTATTACAATAGTCTAATTTCCCAAACGCCTTGAAAACAAGGCGTTTTTTCTTTTTATTTTTGGAATACTTTTTGCTTTAAATCTTTTCAAGCAATTTATTGAAAGGATTTAAAATGGGTTTTAGAATAAACACCAATATAGGCGCAATGAATGCGCATGCAAATTCAACTATCACTGCAAGAGAGTTAGATAAATCTCTATCTAGACTTAGTTCAGGTCTTAGAATCAACTCAGCTGCAGATGATGCTTCTGGTATGGCTATTGCAGATAGCTTAAGATCTCAAGCAGCAACTCTAGGTCAAGCAATTAACAATGGTAATGATGCTATAGGTATTTTACAAACAGCTGATAAAGCTATGGATGAGCAACTTAAAATTTTAGATACTATCAAAGTAAAAGCAACTCAAGCTGCTCAAGATGGACAAAGCACTAAGACAAGAAACATGCTTCAAGCTGATATTAACCGTTTGATGGAAGAACTTGATAATATCGCAAACACTACAGCTTTTAATGGTAAGCAACTTTTAAGCGGTGGTTTTACAAATCAAGAATTTCAAATCGGCGCTCAATCAAATCAAACTATAAAAGCTAGCATAGGACCAACCCAATCAAGTAAAATCGGTGTTACTAGATTTGAAACAGGTTCTATGTCTCATAGTAGCGGTGTAGCTCAACTAACTATTAAAAACTACAATGGTGTGGATGATTTTAAATTCCAACCTGTAGTAATCTCATCATCAGTAGGTACTGGTATGGGTGCCTTAGCTGAAGAGATTAACAGAGTAGCTGATGTAACTGGAGTAAGAGCAAGTTTTTTAGTTGAAACCACTGGTGTTGGCCCTATAAAAGCCGGGGTTACAAGCGATGATTTTGCTATTAATGGGGTTAAAATAGGTAGAATAGAATATCAAGATAGTGATCAAAATGGAGCCTTGATAGCTGCTATAAACTCAGTTAAAGACAGCACTGGGATCGAAGCTTCAAGAGATGCTAATGGTAGATTAGTGCTTAATTCAAGAGATGGTAGAGGTATAGAAATAACTGGAGATATGGGACCTGGTTCTGGTGTTTTAAAAGATGATTATAAAAACTTTGGTCGCTTATCATTAGTAAAAAATGATGGTAAAGATATATTAATATCAGGATCTAATCTTTCTACTATAGGTATGGGCACAGCTGATATGATATCTCAAGCTTCTGTATCTTTAAGAGAATCAAAAGGCAGGATAGACACTCATGTAGCCGATGCTATGGGCTTTAATGCTTACAAAGGTGGCGGTAAAATGGTGGTTACTTTCGCAACTATTTCTGCTTTTATGAGCTCTACTGGTAGTGGTATGAGTGCGGGTTCAGGGTATTCTGTAGGTAGTGGTAAAGATATGTCTGCATTATATGAAGGAAATCTTGCTTTTGTAACAGCATTTTCTGTCGCATTTGGTTTTAGTGCAAAAGGTGATGGATCTTCTCAATTTGCTGCATTTATTGCTACAGGAACTCAAGGTCAAATAGCTGCTAGAGATCAAGCTCCAGGTGTTACTACGCTTAAAGGTGCTATGGCTATGATGGATATAGTTGAAACTGCTACAGCAAATCTTGATGCTATCAGAGCTGACATTGGTGCTGTGCAAAATCAAATCACAGCTACACTTAATAACATTAGTGTTACTCAAGTAAATATTAAATCAGCCGAATCTACTATCAGAGATGTAGACTTTGCAGCAGAAAGTGCGAATTTTTCTAAGTATAACATCCTAGCTCAAAGTGGATCTTATGCTATGAGCCAAGCAAATGCTGTGCAACAAAATGTTCTAAAACTTTTACAATAAATCCAAAGGTAAGGAATTTTCCTTACCTTATATTAATTTTCTTTTTTCTAAGATATCTTGCAAAGGCATGATGGCTATTTTTAACGCTTTTTCTTGAATATTTACAAGTTCGCTGATATCTTCTATCCAAGTTTTATGAGCTTCTATCCAAGCTACTAATTTATTTTGTTTGTCACTTTCATTATGCATAGCATGAACATAAATTTTAGAAAATGTGCTTTCAAGATGAAATAAAGAAGGAGTTATTGCTTCTTGCATAAATATAAATTTATTACTTTCTATTTGTCGTTTTAAATCATCAATTTGAGTATTTAGCTCATTAAGAGTATAGCGAATTTTACTTTTTTGATTTAATGCCTTATGTAATTTTTTACATTCTTTTAAAAATTTTTGACTATTTTTTATATGTTCTTTTATACGCTTATAAGCTTGTAGCATTAATTTTTCGCGTTGATCTTTTTTTAAAGGGTGTAATTTTGCAAAAGGTTTTTTTATATCTTGTGTGAGTAATTTTTCACAAAGTTCCTTAAAAGGCTTTTCTATAGCTCCTTCTATTCTAGCCCCACCTTCTGTTGCATTATAAAATTTAACATTTTTTTCTTTACTTATTAAATTTTCAAATATTTGCTTAAATAAAACCCAAATTTTAGAGCTTTGAACTACACCTTTGCCTCCATAAGCCAATATTTCATTTTTACCTTTATCTTTTTCATATTCATTAAACTTATCTCCATAGACAAAGCCTTCGCTATGAGATTTCCCATCATCACTATAGGCTAAATCTTGCCCTATTATGATAATATTTTCATGACCAAGTAAAATTGCTAATTCTGCATTCATATGTGCCACACTCATCCCACATTGCATATAACCAAACTCATGAAGCCCTAAAGAATAAGCAAAAGGATAAGCTCTTGAAACCAAGATATAATTTCTTTTGTTTTTTTCTAAAAATTTAATAGCATCTTTATAAACTAATGATACAAGGATAAAAGTAATATCTTTATCAAAATCTTTAAAATCGTTATCAAAACATTTCGTAACTGTTTTAGTTCTTTCAAGCATACAAACATAATCAGGTTTGATGCCTTCTTTGGCAAGTACAGCATAAGCACTATCTACGCAAAATATAGTTGCTTTATTAGCATATTTTTTTAGCAAAGGAAGTTGTTTTTTTAAAGATGGTCCAGTAGCAACCAAAATGGCGGTCTTGCTTTTGTTGGTTCTTTTTTTCTTTAATTCATTAAAACTTGGATGATTGATCATTTTTGGTAAATTTAATACAAATTGTTCAATCCCTTGTAAAGCATCTATAGGATCATTGCCTTTTCTTAAAGCCAAACTTCTAATGGCTTGGATGTTTAGTGTGTTTATATAGTTTATATCTTTTTTTTGTTCTTCATAAAATTTTGAATGAATATGTAAATTATATGTTTTTAAAAATAAATTTAAAAATGAACATAGAAAATCAGCTTTAGCATAATTCATTTCTTCATTATGGATTATGATAAATCTTCCGCTACCAAGCTCATCATAAAAATCTATCATATTTAAGGCCAAAAAGATAAGCTCAATATCTTTTTCATAAACTATGATTTTTTTATGTTCTTTATTTGCTAATAAGCTTTTGTATAAAATTCCATTTCCAAGTCCATAAAAAAATAAAACAGGATATCTTGCATAATCATTTTGAAAAAGCTTTAAATTCTCTTGTAATTCTAATAAAGGATTTTCATATATTTTTTTCGTGCTTTGAAAAATGACATTGCAATTTAGCGGATCTTTATCAATAATATAAGTAAAATCTTTTAATTGCTTTATTTTTTGAAGCTTTTTTCTTAAATTATCATACTGCTCGCCTTTTAAGGCTTTGAGATTTTTTTTGAAAATTTCAGTTTTCATATATTATCCTTGTTTTTATTTAAATTCTCACTAATAGTTTCATTGTATTTTTTTAAATATAAAATTATTTCTTGAAAAAATTCAATTTGGCTTTGCAAAAAAACATTTTCGTCTTTTTCTTTTTCAACTTTATATTTTAAAACATCACATTCATTTTGAAAGTGTCTTGCCTGTAATATATCGGAAAAAAAATCACTTTTTGGAATTTTTATCCTAAGCCTTTCTAATTTTGTTAAATTTTTTTCTTTAATAGCTTTTTTGATCTCATTAATAAATATCTCACTTTGCTTTGTTTGTTTGATAAGCTTTTCTTTGCATTGTTTGATTTTTTTTTGTGGATTTTTTGGTTTTGTTAAGGTGATGTTTTTGTCAATTTTTTCTTTTAACATTTCTTCGCAAAGCTCTTTAAATGGCTTTTCTATGGTTCCTTCTATCCTAGCTCCACCTTCTGTTGCATTATAAGTAGTGATTTTTAAAATATTTTTTGCCAAAGCTATATCTTTTTCAAAACTTTTTAAAAATAAATACCATGTAAGCTGAGTATTTACCACACCTTTTCCACCATATGCAGTAATTTGCTTATAAATTACTTCTTCATCGCCTTGATCTCCGTATATATGCTCTTTTGGATGTGATTTTCCATCATCACTATAGGCTAAATCTTGTCCTATTAAAATAATATTTTCAAATCTTAAAGCTCCAGCTAATTCATATGCCATATTAGCCACGCTCATGCCATTTCCCAAAAACCCATATTCTTTTAAGCCAAGCTTGCTTTCAAAAAACAATGGTCTTAAAACAAGCATGTATTTTCTATCATTTTTTTCTAAATACTCTATAGTTTTAGGATGAGTTAGTGAAGAGATTATAAATAAGATATTTTCATCAAATTTGCCAAAGTCATTATTAAAAAATTCACTAGTCATCTCTTCTCTTTCTAAGGAAAAAACATAATCAGGTTTAATCCCTTCTTTGGCTAATATAGGATAAGAGCTATCAGCGCTAAAAATCACTACATTTTCTTGATATTGTTTTAATAATGGAAGTTGTTTGATTAAAGAAGGGCCTGTGGAGACTATAATGGCATTTTTGTATTTTTGTTTTTTTTCTTTTAAAAAGGTTTGAAAAGGAGTGTGAGTGATGATTTTTTCTAGACTAATTACATTATGTTTTATACCAATTAAAGCATCTTTTGGATCATTTCCCCTACTTAAAACCATAGTTTTAATGATATTTACTAAATTTTGAACCAAAATATTTGCTTTTTCCATATAAAAATTTGCATAAAATTCATCATAAAAATGAAAATTAAATATTTTAGCACTGTATTTGATGTGTTGATAATTAAATAAAACTTTTAATTGGGCTGTGTTGATATTTGGAGTAAAAAATAAAATCAATTTTTCCTTTCTTAAAAATGCGGAAAAATCATTTAAATGAAAAGCTAGATATAAAATTTCTAATTCTTCTTCAAAGATTACGATATGCTTTAAGTGATGATTTTTAAAAAGTTTTATAAAAAATTTTCCATCGCCAAAGCCGTAAAAAAACAATACTGGATATAATTCAAATTTTTCAAAGTCAAAAGAGTGATTTTCGTCTAAGAATACTTGATTGTATGTATCAAAAATTTTGTTCTCTATAAGTTGAAATCTTTGAGTGTTAGTCAGTTTTCTTAATTCATAAGCTAAAATTTGATCTACTTCAAATAAGGCTTGAGTGTTTTTTAAAAATAATTCTTTATTCATATTTTTCCTATGGGATTTAGTCTTGATATAATTTTTTATTTTGAATTTTATGAATATATTTTTGTATATTATTTTCTATTAAAATATTTTCAAATCTTAAAAAGTTTTTTTCTATAACTTCTTTTAAAATTTGAATATGATTTTCTATAAGCACAAACCATTCTAAATGCTCTTTTATCCATAATAATTTTTTATTATAAGCATCTTCTTGAGTTTTTGGATGCAATACATAAATTTTTGCTAGATTTAGCTCAAATTGTGTTAATAAAGGATTAATAAATTCTCGTGTGATTGTAATTTTGTCTATTTGATTTTTAAAGATATCAATTTCTTGGATTATTTTAGAAAAATTATTTTCATCATTAATTAAAAAATGTATTTTATTAATTAACGATGATGATTTTAAAATTAAGCTTTCACAAATTTTACCAGCTTGGTGTAGTTTGTAAAAAGATTTCAATAATAATTCTATCTTTTTTTCTTTGTTTGTTTCATCAAGCTTGGCAAAATTCTTTAAAGCTTCTTTTGCTAATAATTCTTCACAAAGTTCTTTAAAAGGCTTTTCTACAGCTCCTTTTATCCTAGCTCCACCTTCTGTGGCATTATAAGTAGTGATATTAAAACTATCTTTTGCTAAAATAATTTCTTTTTCTAATTCTAATCTAAACATATCCCATACTTTATGGGTTTTCACTTGCTCTTTTCCACCATATGCTAAAGTATTTATATGAATCCTGCGATATGTATCACAAGTGCTAGAATAATGATAATCTTTAGGATGAGAACTACCATCTTTAGCATAAGCAAGATCTTGTCCTATAAAAATTATATTTTCATGTTTAAGAAGAATTGCTATAAAATAAGCCATATTTGCTACGCTTGGACAACCGCTTATATAGCCATTAGATTTTAAATTAAGAAATTTTACAAAAGATAATAATCTTTGAGTTATAATAAATTTTCTATTATTTTGTTTTAAATATTTTATTGTATTTGGATGTACTACATTCATCAATATAAATAAAATATTCTCATCAAAATCCCCAAAATCATTATTAAAAAACTCACTTGTTTTTTCTAATCTTTCTAAAGAAAAAACATAATCAGGCTTAATTCCTTCTTTAGCTAATATAGGATAAGAACCATCAGCACAAAATATACTAGCATGATTTGCATATTGTTTTAAAAGTGGAAGTTGTTTGGTTAAAGAAGGGCCAGTGGAGACTATAATAGCATTTTTGTATACTTTTTCTCTTTTTAAAATCAATTCATTAAAACTTAAATTTGAAATCAAATCAGGTAAATTGTAAAGATAATTTTCTATGCCTATTAAGGCATCTTTTGAATCGTTACCATGACCTAATATAATTTGTTTTATGTGTTTTTGCATGTTTTCATTAGTATTTAAAATTTCATCATGATATTTTTCATAATAATCACAATGAATATCTAAAAAATATACTCTTAAAAAATGAAAAAAAGGATCATTGCTACATAAAATTTGAAAATCAAGCTCATTTAGCTCTTTTATATCTAATATAATTAAAGCATCATCATTTAATTCTTTGCTAAAATCAACAAAATGAAAACTTAAATAAATAAATTCAAGCTCGCATTCAAAAACAACAATTTTTTGATGATTTTTATTTTGTAAAAGAGCTTTGTATAAAATTCCATTTCCAAAGCCAAAAAAATAAAATACAGGGTATAGAAAATATTTATCATTATATAAATTTAATTTTTCATTTAATTGCGCTAAAGAATTTTCATAAAGCTTGCTTTTTGTGATTTTATCATTACTTATAAAATTTATATCCAAAGGATCAGAGCCAATGCTAACTTTAAATTTATTTGCTTTTAGATTTTTTAATTTATTTTTTAAATTTTCATTTTTTAAAGAATTAAGATTTTTATTAAATAACTTTTTGTCCACAATTTACTCCATAAAATCTTCTTTTTTTAATGCTTGTCCAAATTTTATATCATGATTTGCTTTTTTACCAAGTATAAGAGATAAAAATTTAGGATGCAAGCCTAAATTTGGCCTTATGCTTTTTACATTTTCTAATGTAAAAATTTCTCCTTTTTTGATATCTTTGTTTGCATATAAACTTCTTGCAAAATGGCGATTTTTTAAGGTTTTTTTATCCATTGCTAAATTAGCCCCACCCAATGCTTGCTCGCTTAAGCGCACCATAGAACACATTTGTTTAAATTCTTCATAATCAAGACTAAATTTAGCATCAGCGCTATTTAAAGCTTTATCTAATATGAAATGTTTTTCTATTACTCTAGCGCCAAGTGCTATTGCTAAAGCAGGAGCTAAAAATCCCTCGCTATGATCACTTAAGCCAATTATAGTTTTAAATTTTTCTTGCAAAGTTTTAATAGCATTTAGATTTAAATCACAAATTTGTGAAGGATAGGCTGAAGTGCATTTTAGCAAAATTAAATTTGGGTTGTTTTCTTCTTTAAAAATCTTAACAACTTCTTCAATTTCTTCCATAAATGCAATGCCTGTAGAAACCAAAGTGGGTTTTTGCTCTTTTGCAACATAACGCACAAAATCATAATCATTTATTTCAAAAGAAGCGATTTTGTAAGCTGGTGGGTTAAATTGTCTTAAAAAATTCACATCTTCTTTAGAAAAAGGACTAGAAAAGCAAATCAAACCTTCGTTTTTAGCGCACTCAAATAAGCTCTCATGCCACTCGTATGGAGTTTTAGCTTCTTCATATAGCTCATATAATTTTCTACCATGCCACAATCCACCTTCAATGATAAAATCTTTTTTATCACAATTTAAAGTCAAACTATCTGGGGTGTAGGTTTGAATTTTTATAGCATCAGCCCCTGCTTTTTTGGCTGCTTGTATAGTTTTTAGAGCTGTTTGAAGATCATTTGCATGATTTGCTGAAAGTTCTGCGATGATAAAAACTTTTTTATTTAAATCAAAATTTTCTATAAACACTATATGCCTTAAAATTATAATATTTTATATATTTTATAATGAAATTATTAATTATGATTAAAGGTTTATTTAGTAAAATAAATTTATTATAAGTTTATTAAGGAAAAACTATGACTAAAACACTTGAGTATTCGATTTATCATTTTTTTGAACATATTCTAAAATTAAAAATTTCACCAAAAAGCGTGATTAGAGGTGAACTTTATGGGGCTTCTATACCTTTGTATTTTAAGGATGAGGAATATAGTTTTTATTTGTTTTTTCAAAAACAAGCATTAAATGAAATTGCACAATTTTTATTACATGAAGAATTAAAAGAAGATGGATTGGCAGATTTAGTTAAAGAAGTGGCTAATCAAATCATAGGCTATGCGAAAAAATTACTTAATGATACTAATGGAAAAGATGAATATCGTTTAGGAGTTCCTGAGTATTTAGGGCGTATTGAAGGATTTTCAAAAATTAAACTCAAAGAAAAATTTACTTATGAAGTAAAAAATGCTTCCTTTAGGATAGGTTATAAAAAAATATGATAGAAGATCATTTAGGATTATTGCAATCTTATGAAGATATTTTAGATATTAGCGTTGACTTTGTTAGTGAGCTTGGCACGACTAATATGAGTGTGAGAGAACTCTTAAAGCTAGAAGTTGGTTCTGTTATTGATCTTGAAAAGCCAGCTGGTGAAAGTGTGGAGCTTTATCTAAATAAAAGAATTTTTGGAAAAGGCGAGGTGATGGTGTATGAAAAAAACCTTGCCATAAGGATTAATGAGATTTTAGATTCTAAATCAGTATTGCAGTATTTTAAAAAAGAATTGCAATGAAATTTATTTTGATTTTACTACTTGCTTTGCCTCTTTTTGGGGCAAAAATTCTTGATTATAATATCTATCCTAGAGAAGATAGAGTGGATATTACTTTTTCATTTGATATTCCCTATAAAGAGGGTATTAGTCAGAAGAGAAAAGGTGATATTATTATCTTTACATTAAATGCTCAAAGCGTTAAAGAAGAAGATAAAACATTAAATTCTAGCATTATTAAAAAAATAAAAATTTTTTCAGAAGACAAAAAAACTTTTATAGCCTTAAGTGTTGGCGATAAGATACAAATTAATGCAGATACGATTGGTGAATACGGATTGAGATTGCGCGCTCAAAAAGAAGGTGTAAATTTAACAACTAAAAAAGCTTTGGAAGAAAAAAATGAGGAGATAAAAATGCAAGAGTATGATTTTACAAATTATATTTTAGTTGTAAGTGTTTTGATACTTTTGCTTGTTGGGCTTTGGTTTTTAAAAATGTATTTAAGGCAAAAACATCCTTTAGATAGAAATTTTACTTTGATTTTTCAAAGACCACTTGATAGACACAACCAACTTGTAGTCTTTGAGTATGGCTTAAAACGCTATACTATGATCGTAGGAAATTCTAATGTGGTATTAGAAACGAGTGAAGCTATGATGAAAAATGAGGAGCAAAATAAAACACCTCAAAAACCAAAAGAAAAAGACTTTGATTCTTATTTTGAAGAAAATAAACAAAGATTGCAAAATTTACTTTTAAAACAAAATACTTAATTAGATTGATTAAAAGCTAAAACAATAAGTTTTGGCTTTGAAATTTTTTTGATTTCTTCTTTTGAGAAATAAATTTGTTTTTTTGTTGAATAAATATACAAGGTATGATTTTTTAATGTAAAATCAAGATTTTCATCGCTATCTTTGGCAAGTTTTTTTGCTAGTGCTAGAATAAAATTAAGCCAAGCTAATATATGGTTATTTGGTAATAATTCTTTAATGTGTTCTATAGCAAGGGGATTTATTTTTTTACCATTGGCTTTTAAAAGAGTTGTGATAAGTAAAATTTCTTTGTGTGAAAAGCCAAAGTTTAAACCACTCATTGCCATATAGGCACTATGTTCATTAGCAAAATAAAAATTAATTTTTTCACCTATATGAGCTAGTTTAGCAGCGTTTAAAAGCTCTTTTTTAAAATTTGAATTTATTTTGTGAATAGGCAAAAGTACATCAAATAATTTATTTGCAAAATAAGCACTTTTATCTTTATAATCAACACCAAAGCGATCTTGTAAGGATTTTAAGCTTGGGTTGAAATTTGGTGGAAATTTGGCATTAAATTGCGAAAAGTCATTGGTGTCATTTTTTATTTTGGCGTATTTTTGAAAAAGATTAGATAAAAACACACCTTCTCTAACACCTACTGCAGAAGTGATGATATTTTTAGCTTTGAGTTTTTTAGCTAAGGCTAAAAATATGACACAACCTTCTTTTATGGTATCAAAACGATCTTTTTTGATATCAAAATCTATTAAATTTTTTGCATTTTGAATTTTTTCTATATAACTTTTCTCTTTTTCAAAATTGTAGCTGAAATTATGGATTATTTTTAAAGGATAGGAATTTTTTTTCATTATAGAATTTGACAATGCTCTTAAACTTCCACCTATGGCAATAATATTTTCGTTTTGAAAATGTTTTGGAACTTGCATTAAAGTTTCTTGTATGAATTGATCTAGGGCATTTAATCTTTTAGTGTCATAAAAAATTTCTTTTAATCTTACGGTTCCTAGATCAAGTGAAATACAATCTACAATTTTACCTTCTTTAATCAAGCAAAGCTCGGTTGATCCACCACCTATGTCTATGGTGGTGGCATTTTGAATATTTGATAGCAAATTTAATGCAGCAAGACCACCTAAAAATGACTCTGTTTTTCCATTAATGCATTTTATATTTAAACCCACATTTTTTGATATTCTAGCAATAAATTCTTTTGCATTAGGCGCATCTCTTAGTGCAGAAGTTCCAACAGCAATAATTTTCCTACATTTTTCTTTTACAGCTTTTTCTTTAAAATAAGCTAGCGCCTCTTCAGCCTTAAGCATGGCTTCTTCTTGGAGGATTTTGTTGTTATTATAAGCATTTTCTCCAAGCCTTACTTTCTTTTTGTGTTCACTGCAAATAAAAAAACCATATCTTGAAGTTCTTTCAAAAACAACCATACGAACGGAGTTAGAACCAAGATCAATTACCGCTGTTTTTTTAGCCATTAAATATCTTTATTTTTATGTTTTAAGCGAAGTTCGTCAATGCTTTCTACATTATCAGGATCAGGTATGATGCAATCTACCGGACAGGCCACTATACAGGCTGGTTCTGAAAATTCATTCACACATTCAGTGCAAAGATCAGGATCTATAACATAGATTGGATCATTATCATAAATTGCTTCATCTGGGCATTCTTCTCTGCATGCATCACAGGATATACATTCTCTAGTGATTAAAAGTGACATACT
Proteins encoded in this region:
- a CDS encoding Ppx/GppA phosphatase family protein, which codes for MAKKTAVIDLGSNSVRMVVFERTSRYGFFICSEHKKKVRLGENAYNNNKILQEEAMLKAEEALAYFKEKAVKEKCRKIIAVGTSALRDAPNAKEFIARISKNVGLNIKCINGKTESFLGGLAALNLLSNIQNATTIDIGGGSTELCLIKEGKIVDCISLDLGTVRLKEIFYDTKRLNALDQFIQETLMQVPKHFQNENIIAIGGSLRALSNSIMKKNSYPLKIIHNFSYNFEKEKSYIEKIQNAKNLIDFDIKKDRFDTIKEGCVIFLALAKKLKAKNIITSAVGVREGVFLSNLFQKYAKIKNDTNDFSQFNAKFPPNFNPSLKSLQDRFGVDYKDKSAYFANKLFDVLLPIHKINSNFKKELLNAAKLAHIGEKINFYFANEHSAYMAMSGLNFGFSHKEILLITTLLKANGKKINPLAIEHIKELLPNNHILAWLNFILALAKKLAKDSDENLDFTLKNHTLYIYSTKKQIYFSKEEIKKISKPKLIVLAFNQSN
- a CDS encoding YfhL family 4Fe-4S dicluster ferredoxin, coding for MSLLITRECISCDACREECPDEAIYDNDPIYVIDPDLCTECVNEFSEPACIVACPVDCIIPDPDNVESIDELRLKHKNKDI